Genomic DNA from Magnolia sinica isolate HGM2019 chromosome 4, MsV1, whole genome shotgun sequence:
CAGCGTACGCAGCGCAATGCACTTGCACtatttcattgtgtgggcccacattgatttctgtgtagtatatccatgccgtccatcagtttttctggttcattttagggcatggccctgAAATGAaggggatccaaatctcaattggaccactcGGTATTGAATGCCTGctgttaaaatcttcctagggcccactcttaatgtttattttccatcgaacctgatgataaggtcacatggatctggatgaagggagaacacaaataacagcttgataaaaaaaaaaaaaaaaaaaaattggtcctaagaaatttttaatggttggaattcaatccctactgtgtggtccacctgtgatttggatctgcctcattttttggaccatgccctaaaatgagttggcaaaaaggatggactaCATGGATATATAaccaatgcatcaaggtgggccccacatttaaggTGATACTCaccagtggtccacttgagatttagatctacctgaatttttggaccatgccttaaaatgagctggtgaaatAGATTGACAACATGGATATAGGCCCATtagtggtctacttgagatctggatctgcctcattacaAATCATGTAGATCCCTACAAAAGTGCCTATATGGAGTTTTCATACTATGTACCTGATCGTTCACTTTCTGATGGACCTCTCAGTAACTAGGTTTAAAGAAATGCTTGCTCTTGGTTTGGTATAATCAAGTGCCACTAGGTTGCAGTTCTTGTGCTGCTGGCGCCTCACGCCTGGCAGAACCAGTGGCTAGCTGCATGACAGATTTCACACACATTTTAAGAAACTTGCTTTTAATAAATGGTGTCCTTTTTTACCAAGTTATGGAGAATGTCCCTTCTCGCTGTCTGGTGGACTgtctgggaagaaagaaatggaagatgcTTCAGCAGGATTGCCAACTCGCCGGATTCCATAGCAACTAGAGCTAGGCGGTTAGTAGTCGAGTGGGCGGCTAATGTAGATAAACGAAAGGGATGTAATTTGCTCTTTTTAGGAGTGTAGCTGCCCCGCTATCTCGGCAGTGCAGTTCTCTCTCTGTACTTTGAAAATCTTAATATGTTTTgtgacctttcaaaaaaaataaatggtATCCTTTTTATATGCGCGTCTTCTCTGGTTTATTAGTATATGGATTTTCTCTTAACAACAGCACATTCGATCTCCTGCAGTAAACTGAACATGAAGTTTAGGAACTATCTGCCTCATGATACGCATCTTCAGGAGGGTAAGGTAGCTCCACCAGTATTACCAAAGTTTGAAGATCCAGTTGCCAGCGCTCCTCCACAGCCTGAAAAAGTTGAGGTATGAATCTACTAAGCTGGTATTGGATTGGCAGGAAGTCCTTATCTTTTTTTGCCATTTTGTCCTAACTGCAGTGAAAAATGCAGGATCCATTTGTAAACATTGCTCCGAAGAAACCAAACTGGGACCTCCGGAGGGATGTGCAAAAGAAGCTCGATAAGCTTGAAAGACGAACTCAGAAGGCACTCTTTCAACTTATGGGTAAGCACTCGTGTTGTTGGAaa
This window encodes:
- the LOC131242874 gene encoding uncharacterized protein LOC131242874 isoform X1 — protein: MASEEDSIEQAAAARRERLKALRAAKELLSTPDEDSVPSENKAEEFDDAEEENKLNMKFRNYLPHDTHLQEGKVAPPVLPKFEDPVASAPPQPEKVEDPFVNIAPKKPNWDLRRDVQKKLDKLERRTQKALFQLMEEQERQNQTVAEENGEIISAD
- the LOC131242874 gene encoding uncharacterized protein LOC131242874 isoform X2, encoding MASEEDSIEQAAAARRERLKALRAAKELLSTPDEDSVPSENKAEEFDDAEEENKLNMKFRNYLPHDTHLQEGKVAPPVLPKFEDPVASAPPQPEKVEDPFVNIAPKKPNWDLRRDVQKKLDKLERRTQKALFQLMGKHSC